In Myripristis murdjan chromosome 18, fMyrMur1.1, whole genome shotgun sequence, the sequence CCTAGTAGcaaccatcttttttttttttttctttgcagctcCAAGTGCAGTGAGCAACAGCCTATGAGATAAATGAAGGTTCAGAGATGAATcgtcatttaaaaacattaacaGTTCTGACAAACATTAAAGTATTAACCCACATCATATGCATAAAGTACCTAAAACATAATAATGTACAATTTGGCGAAACAACAATTTtcatcagtcagtcattttCAGCTTTGTTCCCTATTTATTCATGGAGTCCCTGTTCCTCAGATCCTGACCCATGTTGACCCGATGACTAACTGTGTCAAGTACTACACCCCGAGGGGCCGCTTCGTGCATGTGCCCCCCAACTGCCCCAGCACCACCTGGGCCAACGACTTCGGCCGGCCCTGGTGGAAGGACGCGACGTACGAGGTGGGGCTGCTGACGGCTAAAAGCAGGTGGATCCGCATCATCAACACCCTGACAGTGCAGGAGCAGAAGCTGGAGGTGAGCTAGTGAAAATTTGAGGATAGACATCTATGTgcaacaaaaaactcaaaaatgactcacattttctttttctgttaaatacctgatttttttctcccctctccttatgtgtgtataagtggctgattttactgcattttatgTCCATGAACTGCATATTAGGAACTGAGAGCAACACTCAAGTTTCTCTCttgcacatgaatgcacaatTTACTAGCATTTGCACTGGGCTGACACtattaatatgttttctgtACGCATGCATTAGCTATGAATAATGTGGTAGATGACCTGATGACATCAGATGTGCAGATGATTTGTATATTACATGTTCATATGACCAGATCCTCCAACCCAGAGATACTGGCAGCAGCCGTGTTGTTATCAAGATTTGAGACTTGATATCATCTGTGATTCTGGATATTATAATATGGCATAAGTGTcgttttttcctggtttaaaaggctgcattacactaaagagatgcaattttctcaACTTCCTGAACTGTCCCAGCTGTTTCATTTTCCGCCTCTATgtgtttggtcatcatatccgcATTAGTGATGATTGTTTGTCAAAAATCtggtgtgtaaatatcttgtgAAAGCACAAATAGCCATCTCTAGAGAATACTGTTGGCAGGCGCAgttcatttctgctcaacaggAATCATCCCACTGTCTTTCTGTGACCttgggtgtgtgttttctgaaggGTTCCCAAGGGATCATCTCTTAGCACTGTGAACACAAATGGCactgttaaagtgtgtgtgtgtgctctgtttgACTGGAAGAGAAATTTAGGCGGTAGACATATTATTACCAAGGCTGTGGATTTTTATCCAGAAATTGGGACTTGCTAAGAGCAGAGGAGATCATTTTGAAGCAAATTAAAGGCTGATGCAACCCATTCAGAGGCACTAAGCTGCTAAGAGAGGAGAAAACCACAACTGGAGCCCACTGACTTGAAAAAGGCACAACAGACATGagcatatttcatatttaaaacattttagtttGGTTGTGTAAAATGTCAATAGAAGGGAAAAGGGTTGACCAGAGCtatgcataaaaaaagaaaaaacacacactgtgcagatGAGTGTGAAACCACACCAACTTTCCCCCTCACAAGCCCTGGCTGCATGAATGGTGTTTAGCCATTATCTGCTCACTGGGTTGCCACTATGGAGACAGCGCAGCTCTGAATGGAGCACAGGTGCTGGTGTCTTCCTCTGCGTGTCACACTGCATAAAATCTGGGTTAGCTAGCATGCACCCAGGGGAGGCGCTTTCCCCTCTCATCCTCAACATGAGTCCCTGCCAAACGGACACGGGGGGGAGCGAGCAGcacagtagtgcagtgtgtCAGGGCCTGTGGCGCACGAGGGAGCCCTGGCTGGGGTTTTGTTGTCACACAGGGAGACATATGCAATCGCACGTGCATAGTGGCAGCTAGAAAtacacatgctgctgctgtgggtgagggtgaacacacacacacacacacacacacacacatatacaaacacttTTCTCCAGTGGAGTGAGAAGACATGGGTCTGTCCCGCCAGCCACCATATCTGGCAACAACAGTCTCCTCAGTGGCCAGGGGCTCAGTGGGGGGGCTCCAATCACACACTTCCActacacaagtgcacacatgcaaaattcactggcaaacatgcacacaaacacacttctctctcacacacacacgcatctcctccccctctgtcttccactgccctctctgtctttcttggcAAGTGTGCCCAGTGGATCAGGCTCTAACTAAATTCCTTTCTTCTCATCTGCGGGTGCAGGAAGCCAAGCTGGAGTGGTTCAAGCACCTGTTGCAGCAGTCGAGTGCACACAGAAGAGGAGTCATAATTGAAATGCTTGTGTACATGCCATCGATTTATCAGGGTTACAGCTTCAGTTGACAGAGTGCCATATATAGACACAATacaagaggagggggggatCACACTTTACACACCATTCTGCCTGCAGGGCGAGGTGCTGTGAGCTCATGATGTTACAAGTTTAACCCCAAATCTCACCTTCTGTCACATGCTTGTCACTTATGTACAGTATTTCCTGTCTaatgcaaaaatacaataaagaccTGCACAAATACCACTGCTTGGGATCTTTAAAGCTGCCCAATTTCAATTTGAAATCAAATACTTGATTGAAAGTGCTCTTTATACACTCACTGACATGGTAAGGCATGAAATTTACATActcattgtgcaaaaaaaatagGTTGCATCTGTATTGTTTGCCAATACTGGAGTAAAACATGCCTTGACTTCAATAAAAACTATTATCTATacctaaaataaaatagattatATTGCACCTACACATAAAACCTTTAAAGAAAATATGTGACTATGCCCACAAATTCAGTGTCCAAATTCCCACGTGGAGCATTTGCATCTCCCTTTTGACAGAAGATTCCCCCTTGCTGACTTCCTGCTTGAGAAATTCACATTAGAGATTTGACATTTCCAGAGCTCATTTGCCACCTCTTATTTTGTTCAGGTGTGCACAGAGGAGACGCTGGCTGAGATCCTGCAGCGGTACCTGCGCTACAACTCGCATGCATCCAGCTACACCTGGAAGCATGACGGAGCCCTCCTGGACATGAGCAAGACGCTGAGTGAAAACGGCATGCCGGACGAGGACGAGGAGTTTTACAGGTGCCGCATGGACCGTGACCTCTTCACCCCGTCCATCTGCCTCTACTTCAACGACGACCTGACTGAGTTCTGACCCCCCCTGCTCTCGCCCCGATAGTGATAAATGTGTAAGATGTTTTAGAGCAGGAATGCTGACTGACATTTACAGCGAGTTAACCAGAGATCCTGTCAGTGCTCTTCCAATAACAGGCTTTAATTTGACTCTTAAGTGTTATACATGTGAACAGCACTGCACAGAATATGTTAAACGGTTATGAGCCGTATcacttttgcattttgattAATGTGCCTTATTCCGTTgaagcatttttggagtgctgCTGCTCATTTGCCTGCTTTATTTTGCTTCCTAAAAGCATCTCGCAATTTTAACAGTGactaaattcaataaaattGAATCAACGCAATCAAATCAAGGCCTTTAGAGTTGTTAATATAATGTTAACCTACATATAGCTCTCAACAGCAGCTCTTAGGTTTGTGTTTCTATgcatttcccccccaaaaaactgatTAAGATGCAGCAGTGGAGCTCgtttttttcatattatgcCCGGCAGTGCTACAATTTCTCTGTctgacccccccctccccatttcTTCGTGAGGTTTGAATGTGGAAGGCAAATCAAAATTCCTTTTGTCAAAACAAAAGTGCCCTGAGCAAGCCACCGAGGGTTGACTGGGGTCTAGGGATTCCCATGGCCTTACTGCCATCCAGTTGACACAGGCTGTTGCTTGTGAGTGGCTTCTTGCACACTTAGGTGTCcaaaaaaaaggtttctctttttttcacccTGTGTTTTGGAGATGGATTATTCCCTGCCAGCTGTTTAATATCATAATCTCTGACGGGGAAAATGTAGTTTGCATATTCTGAATTGTTTTTATCCCCACCACAAGTAGTTAATTTTTAAGCAATACAATCTGATGTAAGTCTGGGCATGGCTGCGGCAGATTTTCCCAACCCCCCTCTCTCAATCCCTCCCcagcactcagacacacacacacacacacacacacacacacacacacacacacacacacacacacacacacacaaccctcctgctccaaaattattttttatacaacGGTGGGGGCTCCGGAGAATATAAGGTGGCCATATTTGATAGATTTGTGTCGGGCTCTGCAATGCAGAAAGCGAGAGTTGTTGCGTGTGATCTTGCAAGTGACAGTGACACCAGGCAAGTCTGTCGGATTCGTGACTGATCCGGTTGTGGTGAAGGAGGGGaggttggggaggggggggggggggaacaaagcagagaaagaaacaaacaagtaaCAATGTAACTTACATGCAGCCACACACCCCTTTTTTCTTGCAACAATGTGTACGTTTttagggagggagggggcgagcggagggagaaagagagagggagagagatagagaa encodes:
- the cyb5d1 gene encoding cytochrome b5 domain-containing protein 1 — protein: MSRPKYFTATEVSAHNTACDLWVSFLGKVWDLSPLMEQFKGDVLLQPIIECAGKDISHWFDPKTKDILTHVDPMTNCVKYYTPRGRFVHVPPNCPSTTWANDFGRPWWKDATYEVGLLTAKSRWIRIINTLTVQEQKLEVCTEETLAEILQRYLRYNSHASSYTWKHDGALLDMSKTLSENGMPDEDEEFYRCRMDRDLFTPSICLYFNDDLTEF